Proteins co-encoded in one Methylomonas albis genomic window:
- a CDS encoding prephenate dehydrogenase produces MFNRLCVIGIGLIGGSIARAARAQGLCREVVAYGREKNLPNMQLAKQLGVIDELYTDIGAALKNTDCVIVATPVGSMQAIFEQIKPHWNPNAIYSDAGSTKGSVVSALEAVFGSVPTNFVPAHPIAGAERSGVDASTVDLFVNRRLILTPLDNTDQQALAKIHAFWEKIGSSVSVMSVEHHDTVLAATSHLPHILAFALVGLLGRKDEQREIFKYAAGGFRDFSRIASSDPTMWQDICLANKQEIVPLIRQFQAELSKIEQLLVEDQSVQLFETFTYARNARQRFLDQQED; encoded by the coding sequence GTGTTTAACCGCCTGTGCGTCATCGGCATTGGTTTGATCGGCGGTTCGATTGCCAGGGCTGCGCGCGCGCAAGGTTTATGTCGCGAAGTCGTCGCCTATGGCCGGGAGAAAAATCTGCCGAATATGCAATTGGCCAAACAGCTGGGTGTTATCGATGAGCTTTATACCGACATTGGTGCCGCACTGAAAAATACCGATTGCGTAATCGTCGCCACGCCGGTTGGTAGCATGCAGGCTATTTTCGAACAAATTAAACCGCATTGGAATCCGAATGCTATTTATAGCGATGCCGGTAGCACCAAAGGCAGCGTGGTATCTGCGCTCGAAGCGGTTTTCGGCAGCGTACCGACGAATTTTGTACCGGCTCATCCTATTGCCGGCGCGGAACGTAGCGGGGTCGACGCGTCAACCGTCGATTTGTTTGTCAATCGCCGCCTGATCCTGACGCCGCTAGACAACACCGATCAGCAGGCGTTGGCCAAAATCCATGCGTTTTGGGAAAAAATCGGCTCCAGCGTTTCGGTGATGTCGGTAGAACATCACGATACCGTGCTGGCCGCCACCAGCCATTTGCCACATATTCTGGCTTTCGCCTTGGTCGGTTTGTTGGGGCGCAAGGACGAGCAGCGCGAGATATTTAAATATGCCGCCGGCGGTTTCAGGGATTTCAGCCGTATCGCCTCCAGCGACCCAACGATGTGGCAAGACATCTGCCTGGCGAACAAGCAGGAAATCGTGCCTTTGATTCGCCAATTTCAAGCGGAATTAAGCAAAATAGAACAATTGCTGGTTGAAGATCAATCCGTGCAATTGTTCGAAACCTTTACGTATGCCAGAAATGCCCGGCAGCGTTTTCTCGATCAACAAGAAGACTAA
- the hisC gene encoding histidinol-phosphate transaminase, which produces MNKFLELAIAGVQQLVPYVPGKPVDELQRELGIAEVIKLASNENPLGTGAKVAAAIQATLPELTRYPDGSGFALKAALSAKLSVLPEQITLGNGSSEILELVMRTFVTPKLEVVFSQHAFALYPILTQAVGAKAKVVPAKQYGHDLTAMREQIGPQTRLVFIANPNNPTGTLLDKKELESFIADLPAHALCVLDEAYYEFVDPVVRTESLDWPNRYPNLIIARTFSKAYGLAGMRIGYGISSPDVADLLNRVRQPFNCSMLALAAAEAALDDTDYLEQTVTLNSAGMAQLTEAFKALDLPWIPSSGNFVSVDVKQPALPIYDALLRKGVIVRPVANYEMPKHLRVSIGTERENAIFIKALREVLSGV; this is translated from the coding sequence ATGAACAAATTTTTAGAACTTGCTATTGCCGGTGTTCAGCAGCTGGTACCTTATGTGCCCGGTAAGCCGGTCGACGAATTACAGCGTGAGCTAGGTATAGCAGAAGTTATTAAGCTGGCTTCCAACGAAAACCCTCTTGGTACTGGTGCCAAAGTCGCGGCGGCCATTCAAGCCACATTGCCCGAGCTAACCCGTTATCCTGATGGTAGTGGTTTTGCCTTGAAAGCAGCGCTATCCGCTAAGTTAAGTGTGTTGCCTGAACAAATTACCTTGGGTAATGGCTCCAGCGAGATTCTGGAATTGGTGATGCGGACTTTCGTCACCCCGAAATTGGAAGTGGTATTTTCTCAGCATGCGTTTGCGTTGTATCCGATTCTGACGCAGGCCGTTGGCGCCAAAGCCAAAGTCGTGCCGGCTAAACAATACGGTCATGATTTGACTGCGATGCGCGAACAAATTGGTCCGCAAACACGCCTAGTGTTTATCGCCAATCCCAATAATCCGACCGGTACCTTGCTGGATAAAAAGGAATTGGAAAGTTTTATTGCCGATTTGCCAGCTCATGCGCTGTGCGTATTGGACGAGGCTTATTATGAGTTCGTCGATCCCGTGGTTAGAACCGAGTCACTGGATTGGCCGAATCGCTACCCCAATTTAATCATTGCCCGTACTTTTTCCAAAGCTTATGGTTTGGCGGGTATGCGCATCGGTTACGGAATTTCCTCTCCGGATGTCGCCGATTTGTTAAACCGGGTACGCCAGCCTTTCAATTGCAGCATGTTGGCTTTGGCTGCAGCGGAAGCCGCACTGGATGATACCGACTATTTAGAACAGACAGTGACGCTGAATAGCGCCGGCATGGCGCAATTAACCGAAGCGTTCAAGGCATTGGATTTGCCGTGGATACCATCATCCGGCAACTTCGTTTCGGTTGATGTCAAGCAGCCGGCTTTGCCGATTTATGATGCGTTGCTGCGCAAGGGTGTGATCGTGCGGCCGGTGGCCAATTACGAAATGCCCAAGCATTTGCGGGTCAGCATAGGCACCGAGCGCGAAAACGCCATATTCATAAAAGCATTGCGCGAGGTGTTGAGCGGTGTTTAA
- the pheA gene encoding prephenate dehydratase, translating to MTAIIPLSELRDRIDSIDRQLLQLFNQRAECAIEVARTKMAEGETGSFYRADREAQVLRRIKELNPGPLGDDAMVHLFRELMSACLALEKPLEVAFLGPVGTFTQQATFKHFGHAVKGIPAATIPEIFLAVETGHCQFGVVPVENSTEGVIAHTLDRFMTTSLQICGEVEIRVHQNLLGKMDALAAINEVYSHQQSLAQCRQWLNSYLPGVPCTAVSSNAEAARLASLDHNKAAIAGLMAAELYELNIIEQHIEDESNNTTRFIVIGKQQPASTGLDKTSILVSTGNQAGALHKILGPFAEYGISMAHIESRPSRQGLWEYVFFIDIDGHRDDVDVAKALETLQNNVKMLKILGSYPKAVI from the coding sequence ATGACGGCGATTATCCCTTTGTCTGAATTGCGCGACCGTATCGATTCTATCGATAGGCAGTTACTGCAACTGTTTAATCAACGCGCCGAGTGTGCTATCGAAGTTGCCAGAACCAAAATGGCCGAAGGCGAGACCGGCAGTTTTTACCGGGCAGATCGCGAAGCTCAGGTATTGCGTCGGATCAAGGAGTTGAATCCGGGCCCGCTGGGCGACGATGCGATGGTGCATCTGTTTCGAGAGCTAATGTCGGCGTGTTTGGCTTTGGAAAAGCCCCTGGAGGTCGCCTTTTTGGGGCCGGTCGGCACCTTTACTCAGCAAGCGACCTTCAAACATTTCGGCCATGCCGTGAAGGGCATTCCGGCTGCGACCATCCCGGAGATTTTTCTAGCGGTGGAAACCGGTCATTGCCAATTCGGTGTGGTGCCGGTGGAAAATTCCACCGAAGGCGTGATTGCGCATACCCTGGATCGGTTCATGACTACTTCACTGCAAATCTGCGGCGAAGTTGAAATTCGCGTGCATCAAAACCTGCTCGGCAAAATGGATGCTTTAGCGGCGATTAACGAAGTCTATTCGCATCAACAATCCTTAGCGCAATGTCGGCAATGGCTAAATAGCTATTTGCCTGGCGTGCCTTGCACGGCGGTGAGCAGTAATGCCGAAGCGGCCAGATTGGCGTCTTTGGATCACAATAAAGCGGCGATTGCAGGTTTAATGGCCGCCGAGTTATATGAGTTGAATATCATTGAACAGCATATCGAGGATGAATCCAACAATACCACACGCTTTATCGTCATCGGCAAGCAGCAGCCGGCATCCACCGGACTTGATAAGACCTCTATTTTAGTATCAACCGGCAATCAAGCCGGCGCGCTACACAAGATTTTGGGACCGTTTGCCGAATACGGTATCAGCATGGCTCATATCGAATCCCGGCCGTCGCGGCAGGGCTTGTGGGAATACGTGTTTTTTATTGATATTGATGGTCATCGCGACGATGTCGATGTCGCTAAAGCGCTGGAAACCCTGCAAAATAATGTCAAAATGTTGAAAATCCTCGGCTCTTATCCAAAAGCCGTTATTTAA
- the serC gene encoding 3-phosphoserine/phosphohydroxythreonine transaminase, producing MARIYNFSAGPSMLPEPVLRQAQQEMLDWQDSGMSVMEMSHRGKHFMAIAEAMRNDLIELLAIPSNYKVLFLQGGASAQFAMIPQNILNGKTKASYVNTGAWSTSSIKEAGKYCEVNIAASSEDSAFTTIPAFDSWAIDADAAYLHYTSNETIHGVEFSDVPDVGDLPLVCDMSSNILSRSVDVSRYGIIYAGTQKNMGPSGVTVVIVRDDLVGLAPRTVPAVFDYQQQAKADSMLNTPATYNWYLLGLVLQWLKQQGGIAAIEQHNVHKAGKLYQAIDQSTLYSNPVVKEYRSRMNVPFVLADAALDKEFLGLAEKSGLGSLPGHRSVGGMRASIYNAMPEAGVDALIDFMAEFERTH from the coding sequence ATGGCAAGGATTTATAACTTTAGCGCCGGTCCGTCAATGTTGCCGGAACCGGTTTTGCGGCAAGCTCAACAAGAGATGCTGGATTGGCAAGACAGCGGCATGTCGGTGATGGAAATGAGTCATCGAGGCAAGCATTTTATGGCCATTGCCGAAGCCATGAGAAACGATCTGATCGAATTGCTGGCTATCCCGTCCAATTACAAAGTGTTGTTTCTGCAAGGCGGCGCTAGCGCGCAATTTGCGATGATTCCGCAAAATATTCTGAACGGCAAAACCAAAGCCAGTTATGTGAATACCGGGGCTTGGTCTACCAGTTCGATCAAGGAGGCCGGCAAATATTGCGAAGTCAACATTGCGGCTAGCTCTGAAGACAGCGCGTTTACCACGATACCGGCATTTGATAGTTGGGCTATCGATGCTGATGCAGCGTATTTGCATTACACCTCCAACGAAACCATCCATGGTGTGGAGTTTTCCGACGTTCCTGATGTTGGCGACCTGCCGCTGGTGTGCGATATGTCCTCGAATATTTTGTCGCGTTCGGTCGATGTCAGTCGCTACGGCATTATTTATGCCGGTACGCAAAAAAACATGGGGCCTTCCGGCGTGACCGTAGTCATCGTTCGCGATGATTTGGTCGGTTTGGCACCGAGAACCGTGCCTGCGGTGTTCGATTATCAACAGCAAGCAAAAGCCGATTCCATGTTGAACACACCGGCCACCTATAATTGGTATTTGCTGGGCTTAGTGCTGCAATGGTTGAAACAGCAAGGCGGTATCGCGGCGATTGAACAACATAATGTACACAAGGCCGGCAAGTTGTATCAGGCTATCGATCAGTCCACGCTATATAGCAACCCGGTGGTGAAAGAATACCGTTCCCGAATGAATGTGCCGTTTGTATTGGCTGATGCGGCGCTTGATAAGGAGTTTTTAGGATTGGCCGAAAAAAGCGGTCTAGGTTCATTACCTGGTCACCGGTCGGTCGGTGGCATGCGCGCCAGTATTTACAATGCCATGCCGGAAGCCGGCGTCGATGCCTTGATCGATTTCATGGCTGAGTTCGAACGCACTCACTAG
- the gyrA gene encoding DNA gyrase subunit A, whose amino-acid sequence MSDFAKEIIPVNLEDEMKQSYLDYAMSVIVGRALPDVRDGLKPVHRRVLYAMNELGNDWNKPYKKSARIVGDVIGKYHPHGDTAVYDTMVRMAQPFSLRYMLIDGQGNFGSVDGDSPAAMRYTEVRMSKIAHELLADLDKETVDFVANYDESESEPTVMPTRVPTLLVNGSSGIAVGMATNIPPHNLGEIISACLALIENPDLTIPELMEIVPGPDFPTAGIINGASGIFEAYATGRGRIYLRGRSHFEDIGDSGRQAIITTELPYQVNKARLLEKIAELVKEGKLEGISGLRDESDKDGMRMVIELRRGEVPEVVLNNLFKQTQMQTVFGINMVALYDGRPHLMGLKEILAAFVDHRREIVTRRTIYNLRKARERAHTLEGLAVALANIDEMIELIKSSPNPQEAKVGLLAQTWKAGLVAALLDRADADRSRPDDLSVEFGLADGAYRLSEAQAQAILDLRLHRLTGLEQEKIVNEYKQLLELIDEYLHILGNDVRLMEVIREELEEIRNQYADPRRTEIVQDYSNLSAEDLITEEDMVVTMSHEGYVKTQPLSDYKAQRRGGRGKSATATKENDFVEKLIIANTHDTILCFSSAGKVYWLRVFNLPVASRASRGKPFVNLLPLEEGEKINAMLPVREYSADKYIFMATSSGTVKKTPLPEFERQRSNGKIAIDLNENDTLVGVAITDGQQNVLLFSSDGKAVCFNETDVRSMGRTATGVRGIRLQDGQKVISLIISTEGTVLNITENGYGKRTKLEEFTQHRRGGQGLIAIQTSERNGAVVGAVLVNDTDEIMLITDGGILVRTRVKEISVVGRNTQGVTVIRLDKGERVVGVDRIDGLGDEEDDVEGDIDVEGDIDETDVPADSAESGGEEE is encoded by the coding sequence ATGTCAGACTTCGCTAAAGAAATTATCCCCGTCAATCTCGAAGACGAGATGAAACAATCCTACCTCGATTATGCTATGAGCGTCATCGTTGGCAGGGCACTTCCCGATGTCAGAGACGGCCTCAAGCCGGTGCACCGTCGCGTACTGTACGCGATGAACGAACTAGGAAACGATTGGAACAAACCCTATAAAAAATCGGCGCGTATCGTCGGTGACGTGATCGGTAAATATCACCCACACGGTGATACAGCGGTCTACGACACCATGGTGCGGATGGCGCAGCCATTTTCTTTACGTTACATGCTGATCGACGGCCAAGGTAACTTTGGTTCGGTGGACGGCGATTCGCCGGCGGCGATGCGGTACACCGAAGTACGGATGTCGAAAATCGCCCACGAATTGCTGGCCGATCTGGACAAGGAAACTGTCGATTTCGTCGCCAACTACGACGAGTCCGAGTCCGAGCCGACCGTGATGCCAACCAGAGTACCCACGTTGTTGGTCAATGGTTCGTCTGGTATCGCGGTCGGTATGGCCACCAACATTCCCCCGCATAATCTGGGCGAGATAATTAGCGCTTGTTTAGCCTTGATCGAAAACCCCGATCTGACTATTCCCGAGTTGATGGAAATTGTACCTGGTCCGGATTTTCCGACCGCCGGTATTATCAATGGCGCTTCCGGCATTTTCGAAGCCTACGCCACCGGCCGTGGGCGTATCTATCTGCGTGGTCGCAGTCATTTCGAGGATATTGGCGATAGCGGTCGCCAAGCCATTATTACCACCGAGCTACCTTACCAAGTCAACAAAGCCCGCCTTTTGGAAAAAATTGCCGAGTTGGTTAAAGAAGGTAAGTTGGAAGGCATTTCCGGATTGCGAGACGAGTCCGACAAAGACGGTATGCGCATGGTCATCGAGTTGCGGCGTGGCGAAGTACCTGAAGTGGTGCTGAATAATCTGTTCAAGCAAACCCAGATGCAAACCGTATTTGGTATCAATATGGTCGCTCTGTACGACGGTCGGCCGCATTTAATGGGTCTGAAAGAGATTCTGGCGGCGTTTGTCGATCACCGTCGCGAGATCGTCACCCGCAGAACGATTTATAACCTGCGCAAGGCGCGGGAAAGAGCGCATACCCTGGAAGGTCTGGCAGTCGCGCTGGCTAACATCGACGAGATGATCGAGCTGATCAAATCCTCACCGAACCCGCAAGAAGCTAAAGTGGGTTTGTTGGCTCAAACCTGGAAAGCCGGTTTGGTTGCCGCGTTGCTGGATAGAGCCGACGCCGACCGTTCGCGGCCGGATGATTTATCCGTTGAATTTGGCTTGGCGGACGGCGCATACCGCTTGTCGGAGGCGCAGGCTCAAGCAATTTTGGATTTGCGTCTGCACCGTTTGACCGGTTTGGAACAAGAAAAAATCGTCAACGAATACAAACAATTGCTGGAGTTGATTGACGAATACCTGCATATCCTCGGCAACGATGTGCGCTTGATGGAAGTGATTCGCGAAGAGCTGGAGGAAATTAGAAACCAATACGCCGATCCGCGGCGCACCGAAATTGTCCAGGATTATTCCAATCTGTCAGCGGAAGACTTGATTACCGAAGAAGATATGGTAGTCACCATGTCGCATGAAGGCTATGTAAAAACGCAACCTTTGAGCGATTATAAAGCCCAGCGCCGCGGTGGTCGCGGCAAGTCGGCGACGGCGACCAAGGAAAATGATTTTGTCGAGAAATTAATTATCGCCAATACCCATGACACCATTCTGTGCTTCTCGTCTGCCGGTAAAGTTTATTGGTTAAGGGTGTTCAATTTACCGGTCGCTAGCCGGGCGTCGCGTGGTAAGCCATTCGTGAATTTGCTGCCACTGGAAGAGGGCGAAAAAATCAACGCGATGTTGCCGGTGCGCGAGTATAGCGCCGATAAATACATCTTTATGGCAACCTCATCGGGCACTGTGAAGAAAACCCCGTTGCCTGAATTCGAGCGGCAACGTAGCAACGGCAAAATCGCCATTGATTTAAACGAAAACGATACTTTGGTGGGCGTGGCGATTACCGACGGCCAGCAAAACGTATTGCTGTTTAGCAGCGACGGCAAAGCCGTCTGCTTCAACGAAACAGATGTGCGGTCGATGGGCAGAACGGCTACGGGGGTGCGCGGCATTCGCTTACAGGATGGCCAAAAAGTCATTTCGCTGATTATCTCAACCGAAGGCACGGTACTGAACATTACCGAAAACGGCTACGGCAAGCGTACCAAACTAGAAGAATTTACCCAGCATAGACGTGGCGGTCAGGGTTTGATTGCGATTCAAACCTCCGAGCGTAATGGAGCAGTAGTAGGTGCGGTGTTGGTCAATGATACCGATGAGATTATGTTGATCACTGACGGCGGCATATTGGTTCGGACTCGAGTCAAGGAAATTTCCGTGGTCGGTAGAAATACCCAAGGCGTTACCGTGATTCGTCTGGATAAGGGCGAAAGAGTCGTTGGTGTGGATCGAATTGATGGTCTCGGCGATGAAGAAGATGACGTCGAAGGCGATATTGACGTCGAAGGTGATATTGATGAAACCGATGTCCCAGCAGATAGCGCCGAATCTGGCGGAGAAGAGGAATAA
- a CDS encoding dienelactone hydrolase family protein yields MAIISNTVSYLDRDTVLEGFFAYDDAIIGQRPVVLIHHAWGGRDRFVADKALKLAELGYLAFATDMYGKGVLGKSPEENATLMQPFIADRAKLQQRLHAALLTVKLMPWADNGRVAAIGFCFGGLCALDLARTGVDIRGVVSFHGLLGAPENLANPRIKAKVLMLHGYDDPMASVEQVSAIQKELTKAGADWQLHSYGHTKHAFTNPVANNPDFGTVYQAVADRRSWQAMQNFLSEIFA; encoded by the coding sequence ATGGCGATAATCTCGAACACAGTCAGTTACCTGGATCGCGATACGGTGTTGGAAGGTTTTTTTGCTTATGACGATGCGATTATCGGGCAGAGGCCGGTCGTGTTGATCCATCATGCGTGGGGTGGGCGAGACCGGTTTGTGGCTGACAAGGCTTTAAAACTAGCGGAATTAGGGTATCTAGCGTTTGCTACTGATATGTATGGCAAAGGCGTGCTAGGAAAAAGTCCGGAAGAAAATGCCACATTGATGCAGCCTTTTATAGCAGACCGAGCAAAGCTTCAGCAGCGCTTGCATGCGGCGCTATTGACGGTCAAGCTGATGCCGTGGGCTGATAACGGTAGAGTTGCAGCGATTGGATTTTGTTTTGGTGGCTTATGCGCGCTGGATTTGGCGCGGACTGGCGTGGATATTCGTGGGGTAGTATCGTTTCACGGACTGCTCGGCGCGCCTGAAAATCTTGCTAACCCTAGGATTAAGGCCAAGGTGTTGATGTTGCACGGTTACGATGATCCGATGGCATCTGTTGAACAAGTAAGTGCCATACAAAAAGAGCTCACTAAAGCGGGTGCGGATTGGCAGTTGCATAGTTACGGTCATACCAAGCATGCGTTTACCAACCCTGTCGCCAACAATCCGGATTTCGGCACAGTTTATCAAGCAGTTGCCGATCGCCGCTCTTGGCAAGCCATGCAAAACTTTTTGAGTGAGATTTTTGCCTGA
- a CDS encoding low molecular weight protein-tyrosine-phosphatase, producing MRKIKVLFVCMGNICRSPTAEGVFAHLVTTKNLSERFEIDSAGTHAYHTGDAPDLRAQKAARDRGVELKHLRARKVVSADFEVFDHILVMDDENHAILKEACPVDLSHKIRHFLDYAPHVNQREVPDPYYGGSYGFERVLDMVEAASEGFLQTLQHTGEL from the coding sequence ATGCGGAAAATCAAGGTTCTGTTTGTTTGTATGGGCAATATCTGTCGTTCGCCTACTGCAGAAGGTGTATTTGCTCATTTGGTCACAACAAAAAACCTGTCTGAGCGCTTCGAAATCGACTCAGCGGGTACCCACGCCTACCACACCGGTGATGCTCCCGATCTACGCGCGCAAAAAGCTGCTCGTGACAGGGGGGTTGAATTAAAGCATCTGCGGGCGCGCAAGGTGGTATCCGCAGACTTTGAAGTCTTCGATCATATCTTGGTAATGGATGATGAAAATCACGCCATATTAAAAGAGGCCTGCCCGGTAGATTTGAGTCATAAGATTCGCCATTTTCTCGATTACGCACCACACGTAAATCAACGCGAAGTGCCAGATCCCTACTATGGTGGCAGCTATGGTTTCGAGCGGGTACTGGATATGGTAGAAGCAGCGTCAGAAGGTTTTTTACAAACCTTGCAGCATACCGGTGAGTTGTGA